A genomic segment from Bryobacteraceae bacterium encodes:
- a CDS encoding VanZ family protein, which yields MFPTHPSQRTAANIAWWALVLAIVLASLLPRPANTLGEIQDAYDDVLHAGCYALLAGSRAIFEPKRRIPAVFAFCFLLGLAIEFVQPMTGRAFDVADILANTAGLTIGVIAGLAFHSCLTQPATNR from the coding sequence ATGTTCCCGACTCACCCAAGCCAGAGGACCGCCGCCAACATCGCATGGTGGGCACTCGTCCTGGCCATAGTTCTCGCCTCGCTCCTGCCACGACCCGCGAACACACTCGGCGAGATCCAGGACGCCTACGACGACGTCCTCCACGCCGGATGCTACGCCCTCCTGGCCGGCTCCCGCGCCATCTTCGAACCCAAACGCCGCATCCCCGCCGTCTTCGCCTTCTGCTTCCTGTTAGGTCTGGCCATCGAATTCGTCCAACCAATGACCGGAAGAGCGTTCGACGTCGCCGACATACTCGCAAACACCGCCGGACTCACGATAGGTGTCATAGCCGGTCTCGCCTTTCACTCCTGCCTCACTCAGCCCGCGACAAACCGTTAG
- a CDS encoding PSD1 and planctomycete cytochrome C domain-containing protein, translated as MKALQALFVCPLLAAGASLPEDAIAILDANCSSCHGAAAMSGLNLTTRAYALKGGEKGAAIIPGDSAASVLMKAVRHEGALKMPPGRKLAESDVNALGKWIDAGASWPDEPAKPSAPQWWSFRKPVAPEVPRVDGASNPIDAFVLRSIRQHSLTTTPAAERATLARRAYYDLHGLPPTAAEVQAFARNTSPKAYEKLVNDLLASPRYGEKWGRFWLDLVRYADTAGFEADPYTADAWRYRDYVIESFNNDKPYNRFVKEQLAGDEIYPEDVTAKIATGYYCVGPNRDINPEQAEVNREETLMDWVDTTGAVFLGLTVGCARCHDHKFDPIPKRDYYRMQAIFTPMVKTRAALGFLPSLFWDISQNKNEVKLHELADRIEAAQARCKKSISEAKLAKLDAETREAVRTEAARRTPRQEQLFREVRGRVGAGQNEIRACMSEDEKTKLAGVEHELVSYALGQKPKPYACAVTDVSREAPRTYMPLRGSVVGDVTGELVGAGFLSALGGGDAPEPPVSATTTNRRKALAEWLASPDHPLTARVIVNRVWQQHFGRGLAQLSSDLGSRGQEPSHPELLDWLATQFVANGWSIKWLHRTIMNTDAYRRASAVAADSIAQDPQNTWLAHFERRRLNAEEVRDSVLYAAGILSLKMGGRPVVPPQTKEELYNLTKNASDAWIVTEDEAQHTRRTIYMIAKRTFRMPMMDVFDLPESMLSCPRRDSSTTAPQSLTLLNGGFAVDQARRLGEWLTEKHQDDAALIEAAWRRVLARAPSPEEERLAQSLLERQRKHLGSRAAAASELARGLFNLNEFLYVD; from the coding sequence GTGAAAGCCCTCCAGGCCCTGTTTGTCTGCCCGCTGTTGGCCGCCGGCGCGAGCCTGCCGGAAGACGCGATCGCAATCCTCGACGCCAATTGCTCCTCCTGCCACGGCGCGGCGGCGATGTCCGGACTCAACCTCACGACGCGCGCGTACGCGCTGAAGGGCGGCGAAAAGGGCGCCGCGATCATTCCCGGTGATTCGGCCGCCAGCGTCCTGATGAAGGCAGTGCGGCACGAAGGCGCGCTCAAGATGCCACCCGGCCGCAAGCTTGCCGAATCCGATGTGAACGCGCTCGGCAAGTGGATCGACGCCGGAGCGTCCTGGCCCGACGAGCCGGCGAAGCCATCGGCGCCGCAGTGGTGGTCGTTCCGGAAACCGGTGGCGCCGGAGGTGCCGCGCGTCGATGGCGCTTCGAACCCGATCGACGCATTCGTGCTGCGATCGATCCGCCAACACAGCCTCACCACGACGCCCGCCGCCGAGCGGGCCACGCTCGCCCGGCGCGCCTACTACGATCTCCACGGCCTGCCCCCGACGGCCGCGGAGGTCCAGGCCTTCGCCCGGAACACGTCGCCGAAAGCTTATGAGAAGCTGGTGAACGACCTGCTCGCCTCGCCGCGGTACGGCGAAAAGTGGGGCCGTTTCTGGCTCGACCTCGTCCGCTATGCCGATACCGCCGGCTTCGAGGCCGATCCTTACACGGCCGACGCCTGGCGGTATCGCGACTACGTCATCGAGTCTTTCAACAATGACAAGCCGTACAACCGTTTCGTGAAAGAACAACTCGCCGGCGACGAAATCTATCCTGAGGACGTAACCGCCAAGATCGCCACGGGCTACTATTGTGTCGGTCCGAATCGCGACATCAATCCGGAGCAGGCCGAGGTCAACCGCGAAGAGACACTCATGGATTGGGTGGATACAACGGGCGCGGTCTTCCTCGGACTAACCGTCGGCTGCGCGCGCTGTCACGACCACAAGTTCGATCCGATCCCGAAGCGGGACTACTATCGCATGCAAGCCATCTTCACGCCAATGGTGAAAACACGCGCCGCGCTCGGATTTTTGCCAAGCCTGTTCTGGGACATCTCCCAAAATAAGAACGAAGTGAAGCTGCACGAACTCGCCGACCGCATTGAGGCCGCGCAGGCGCGTTGCAAGAAGTCGATCTCGGAAGCCAAGCTCGCCAAGCTCGACGCGGAGACACGCGAGGCCGTCCGGACCGAAGCCGCGCGGCGCACTCCGCGTCAGGAGCAGTTATTCCGCGAAGTACGCGGGCGCGTGGGCGCCGGCCAGAACGAAATCCGCGCCTGTATGTCCGAGGATGAGAAAACTAAACTCGCCGGCGTGGAGCATGAACTGGTGAGCTATGCGCTGGGCCAGAAACCCAAACCTTACGCGTGCGCGGTTACCGATGTCAGCCGCGAAGCGCCGCGCACCTACATGCCGCTGCGCGGGTCCGTGGTGGGCGACGTTACGGGCGAGTTGGTGGGCGCCGGGTTCCTCTCCGCTCTTGGCGGAGGCGACGCGCCGGAACCGCCGGTGAGCGCCACCACCACCAATCGGCGGAAGGCGCTCGCCGAGTGGCTGGCCAGTCCGGATCATCCGCTCACGGCGCGCGTGATCGTCAACCGGGTGTGGCAGCAACATTTCGGCCGCGGCTTGGCGCAACTGTCAAGCGACCTCGGTTCGCGCGGTCAGGAGCCTTCGCACCCGGAACTGCTCGACTGGCTCGCCACGCAGTTCGTCGCCAACGGCTGGAGCATCAAATGGCTCCACCGCACCATCATGAACACGGACGCCTACCGGCGCGCTTCCGCGGTTGCCGCCGATTCGATCGCGCAAGATCCGCAGAACACCTGGCTCGCGCATTTCGAACGCCGCCGTCTGAACGCGGAAGAGGTCCGCGACTCCGTGCTGTATGCGGCCGGCATCTTGAGCCTGAAGATGGGTGGCCGGCCCGTGGTGCCGCCGCAAACGAAGGAAGAACTCTACAATCTCACCAAGAATGCGAGTGACGCCTGGATCGTTACGGAAGATGAGGCGCAGCACACGCGCCGGACCATCTACATGATTGCGAAGCGAACCTTCCGGATGCCGATGATGGACGTGTTCGATCTGCCGGAGAGCATGCTCAGTTGTCCCCGCCGGGACTCGAGCACAACCGCGCCGCAATCGCTCACGCTGCTCAACGGCGGCTTCGCCGTCGATCAGGCGCGGCGGCTCGGCGAGTGGCTCACGGAGAAACACCAGGACGACGCAGCGCTCATTGAAGCCGCGTGGCGGCGGGTGCTGGCGCGGGCGCCATCGCCGGAGGAAGAACGCCTTGCACAGTCGTTGTTGGAACGTCAGCGGAAACATCTCGGCTCCCGCGCCGCCGCGGCTTCCGAGCTTGCCCGTGGACTGTTTAACCTGAATGAGTTTCTCTATGTCGACTAA
- a CDS encoding carboxypeptidase regulatory-like domain-containing protein: MTRTPVFLAAVAALSSSLYAQDPRGFIRGTITDPSGAAIPGAHVRATAADTGVAASAETNESGLYNIPYLIPGFYTLSVEQTGFKTFVRQKVEVRVSETTEIPIVLEVGQLSERIEVTDTAPPLETASASLGLVMDQRRISELPQRGGNPLELTLLAPGVANTTNLRLRKSMAPEATSDFSADGAGRYTNEFQIDGISNTAADRGRGYARVAYAPPASSVREFKMQTSAYDASIGHTMGTIVNVSTASGTNELHGEGHWFLRHSSLDAPNFFNNKNNTTKGVYQDNRWGASLGGPINIPKLYNGHNRSFFFFAYEGNTFGVPTQFTRTVPTAEQRLGDFSSLLPLSNANYAIYDPQSTTAAAGGRFSRTPFAGNIIPRSRLDQVGLNLASLYPLPTSNGTSDFRNNYFSSPKAIQKTYSTLLRLDHAVNENHRLFLRVHYDFWKENKNHDFLNEINGIHQNRPNRGAALDDVLVLSPTTVLNLRYGFTSTKWWQYRVSRGIDYAALGFSPRLIALTDKGQAPLPRVTPGAYSALSHWEDPGDGVNSSLTHSAQASFTILKSSHTLRFGPEFRAYRSFNNRRPIGNAPDYSFTNTYTRGPLDNSPAAPIGQDLAAMLLGIPAGSMEVASSSALQNQYLALFLQDDWKLSRRFTLNYGVRYELETPITERYNRLQAGFDSTTANPIEAQARANYARNPIPELPADQFRVQGGLTWVDQNGVGRSPYIGEKNNVMPRLGFAFEANPKTVVRGGYGIFFNTLGVNTILPLQTGFSQSTPIQASLDSGITYVATTANPFPSGLIPPAGSSGGLATNLGQSLNTYFRPNKQGYAQRWSLGVQRMLPGQVVLDTSYVANRGTRLDVSREFNATPAEYLSRSPQRDQTTIDFLSRTFPSPFRGTNPIYGANISRGNLLRPYPQFGNIQIEVPTGYSWYHSLQMRAERRFLNGFTFQLAYTWAKTMEATEFLNAADTVPYESISSFDRPHRIASTGIWEVPIGKGRRFANALPAQANFILGGWQIGAVVALQSGGPMGFGNAIFNGDIDNIALSGGQRDVDRWFNTDAGFNRNASQQLASNYRQFPLRFGGIRSPGQKSWDFSLVKNFPIHERVRAQFRADAYNAWNHTNLNAPNTAPTNTAFGRITSTAGDSRNWQMSLKMIF, translated from the coding sequence GTGACTCGCACTCCTGTATTTCTCGCGGCGGTTGCCGCGCTGTCTTCCTCTCTGTACGCCCAGGATCCACGCGGATTCATCCGCGGGACCATCACGGACCCGAGCGGGGCCGCGATCCCGGGCGCGCACGTCCGCGCCACGGCCGCCGACACCGGCGTCGCCGCTTCGGCCGAAACGAACGAATCCGGCCTCTACAACATTCCGTATCTCATCCCCGGCTTCTACACGCTGTCGGTGGAACAGACGGGTTTCAAGACGTTCGTCCGCCAAAAGGTGGAAGTCCGCGTTTCGGAGACCACCGAAATCCCGATCGTCCTCGAGGTGGGCCAGCTCTCGGAAAGGATAGAAGTCACCGACACGGCTCCGCCGCTCGAGACGGCTTCGGCCTCGCTCGGCCTAGTCATGGATCAGCGTCGCATTTCGGAACTGCCCCAGCGCGGCGGCAACCCGCTGGAGCTTACGCTGCTCGCTCCCGGCGTGGCCAACACGACGAACCTTCGACTGCGGAAGTCCATGGCGCCGGAAGCCACGTCGGACTTCAGCGCCGATGGCGCCGGCCGCTACACCAACGAGTTCCAGATCGACGGCATTTCGAACACGGCTGCCGACCGCGGCCGCGGCTACGCCCGCGTCGCTTACGCGCCACCCGCCTCTTCCGTCCGCGAGTTCAAGATGCAGACTTCGGCCTACGATGCCTCGATCGGCCACACCATGGGAACGATCGTCAACGTCTCCACCGCGTCGGGCACCAACGAATTGCACGGCGAAGGCCACTGGTTCCTCCGCCACTCGTCACTTGACGCGCCGAACTTCTTCAACAACAAGAACAACACCACCAAGGGCGTCTACCAGGACAACCGCTGGGGCGCTTCGCTCGGCGGACCCATCAACATCCCTAAGCTCTACAACGGCCACAACCGGAGCTTCTTCTTCTTCGCCTATGAGGGCAACACGTTCGGCGTGCCGACGCAGTTCACCCGGACCGTGCCCACCGCCGAACAGCGCCTGGGCGATTTTTCCTCGCTGCTACCGCTGAGCAATGCGAATTACGCCATCTACGATCCGCAGTCCACCACCGCCGCCGCCGGAGGCCGCTTCTCCCGCACCCCGTTCGCCGGCAATATCATCCCGCGCTCGCGGCTGGATCAAGTCGGCCTGAATCTCGCAAGCCTGTATCCCCTGCCCACCTCCAACGGCACGAGCGATTTCCGCAATAACTATTTCTCTTCCCCGAAGGCCATCCAGAAGACCTATTCGACCCTGCTTCGCCTGGACCACGCGGTCAACGAGAATCACAGGCTTTTCCTCCGCGTCCATTACGACTTCTGGAAGGAAAACAAGAACCACGATTTCCTCAACGAGATCAACGGCATCCATCAGAACCGGCCCAACCGCGGCGCGGCGCTCGACGACGTACTCGTCCTCAGCCCCACCACGGTGCTGAACCTTCGCTACGGCTTCACAAGCACCAAGTGGTGGCAGTATCGCGTCTCTCGCGGCATCGACTATGCCGCCCTCGGCTTCAGCCCGCGGCTCATTGCGCTCACCGATAAAGGCCAGGCCCCGCTGCCCCGCGTCACGCCGGGCGCCTATTCGGCGCTTTCGCACTGGGAAGACCCCGGCGACGGCGTCAACTCTTCGCTCACCCACTCCGCGCAAGCCAGCTTCACTATTCTCAAGAGCAGCCATACGCTGCGTTTCGGGCCGGAATTCCGCGCCTACCGCAGCTTCAACAACCGCCGGCCCATCGGCAACGCCCCGGACTACTCATTCACCAACACCTACACGCGCGGTCCGCTGGACAACTCCCCGGCCGCCCCAATCGGCCAGGATCTCGCCGCGATGCTGCTCGGCATTCCCGCGGGCTCGATGGAAGTCGCGTCGAGTTCCGCGCTGCAGAACCAGTATCTCGCGCTCTTCCTCCAGGACGACTGGAAGCTCAGCCGGCGCTTCACGCTCAACTACGGCGTCCGCTACGAACTCGAGACGCCGATTACCGAGCGCTACAATCGCCTCCAGGCAGGGTTTGACTCCACCACCGCCAACCCGATCGAAGCGCAGGCCCGCGCCAACTACGCCCGCAACCCGATCCCGGAGCTTCCGGCGGATCAGTTCCGCGTTCAGGGCGGACTCACTTGGGTGGACCAGAACGGCGTCGGCCGCAGCCCCTACATCGGCGAGAAGAACAACGTCATGCCGCGGCTGGGCTTCGCCTTCGAAGCAAACCCCAAGACCGTGGTTCGCGGAGGCTACGGGATCTTCTTCAATACGCTCGGCGTCAACACCATCCTCCCGCTTCAGACCGGCTTTAGCCAGTCGACGCCCATCCAGGCGTCTCTCGACAGCGGAATCACCTACGTCGCCACGACGGCCAATCCATTTCCCAGTGGCCTGATTCCGCCGGCCGGTTCCTCCGGTGGGCTCGCCACCAACCTCGGCCAGTCGCTCAACACATACTTCCGCCCGAACAAGCAAGGATACGCGCAGCGCTGGTCGCTCGGCGTGCAGCGGATGCTGCCAGGGCAGGTTGTGCTCGATACGAGCTATGTGGCCAATCGCGGCACACGGCTTGACGTCTCCCGGGAGTTCAACGCCACACCGGCCGAGTATCTGAGCCGCTCACCGCAGCGCGACCAGACCACCATTGATTTCCTCTCCCGCACCTTCCCGAGTCCGTTCCGGGGAACGAACCCCATCTACGGAGCGAACATCAGCCGCGGCAACCTGCTCCGTCCCTATCCGCAATTCGGCAACATTCAAATCGAAGTACCTACCGGCTACTCCTGGTACCACTCGCTGCAGATGCGCGCCGAACGCCGGTTCCTGAATGGCTTCACGTTCCAACTCGCCTACACCTGGGCGAAGACGATGGAAGCCACCGAGTTCCTGAACGCCGCCGACACGGTTCCCTACGAAAGCATCAGCAGCTTTGACCGGCCGCACCGCATCGCCTCCACCGGGATTTGGGAAGTGCCGATCGGCAAAGGCCGTCGCTTCGCAAACGCGCTCCCTGCGCAGGCCAACTTCATCCTCGGCGGCTGGCAGATCGGCGCGGTTGTCGCGCTGCAGTCCGGCGGACCGATGGGCTTCGGCAACGCCATCTTCAACGGCGACATCGACAATATCGCGCTGTCCGGCGGCCAGCGCGACGTCGACCGTTGGTTCAACACCGACGCCGGCTTCAATCGCAATGCCAGCCAGCAGCTTGCCTCAAACTACCGGCAGTTTCCCTTGCGCTTTGGCGGCATTCGCTCACCGGGCCAGAAGAGCTGGGATTTCTCGCTCGTGAAGAACTTCCCGATTCACGAGCGTGTCCGCGCGCAGTTCCGTGCCGACGCCTACAACGCGTGGAACCATACGAACCTGAACGCGCCGAACACAGCGCCGACCAACACGGCCTTCGGCCGCATCACCAGCACGGCGGGCGACAGCCGCAACTGGCAGATGTCGCTGAAGATGATCTTCTAG
- the istA gene encoding IS21 family transposase, whose translation MIRPADDLVRHLDGLPRKERRTAVMKLVVSRELMVEHAAWILNLSVRQIQRLKKRFNSGLDDWDRHGNSGRTPANATSDELRQQRHTAHRVYTRLREEHPECEVGESTVRRYVRQRKYEMGLAKNELFVPQSYEWGQEAQVDWFEADARLGGEVVRLQVFAMRSMASGDAFHRAYLRPTQAAFLEAHEHAFAYFGGVFRVLRYDNLKACVVKILRGRQRQETERIISFRSHWGFQSEYCNPESGHEKGGVEGELGWFRRNCLVPVPEAADLGALNAWMLGMCEKSQSRTIAGHTGTVADNRERERASLQPLAEEGYPIEEALYPLVVDGRGRVRVKANFYSAPARRVRG comes from the coding sequence TTGATTCGCCCGGCCGACGATTTGGTGCGCCACCTGGATGGACTTCCCAGGAAGGAGCGACGCACGGCAGTAATGAAACTAGTCGTGTCGCGGGAGCTGATGGTGGAGCATGCGGCATGGATCCTGAATCTGAGTGTCCGGCAGATTCAACGGCTGAAGAAACGATTCAATTCCGGTCTGGATGACTGGGACCGGCACGGCAACTCCGGGAGGACACCGGCGAACGCGACAAGCGACGAATTGCGTCAGCAGCGGCATACGGCCCACCGGGTCTATACGCGGCTGCGCGAGGAGCATCCGGAGTGTGAGGTCGGCGAGTCGACGGTGCGGCGCTACGTGCGGCAACGCAAGTACGAGATGGGGTTGGCGAAGAACGAACTGTTCGTGCCGCAGAGCTACGAGTGGGGTCAGGAAGCGCAGGTGGACTGGTTTGAGGCCGACGCGCGGCTGGGTGGGGAAGTGGTCCGGCTGCAGGTGTTCGCGATGCGCAGCATGGCGTCGGGCGATGCCTTCCACCGCGCTTATCTGCGGCCGACGCAGGCCGCATTCCTGGAAGCGCACGAACATGCGTTCGCCTATTTCGGCGGGGTGTTTCGAGTCCTCCGATACGACAACCTGAAGGCGTGCGTGGTGAAGATCCTGCGGGGGCGGCAGAGGCAAGAGACCGAGCGGATCATCAGCTTCCGCTCGCATTGGGGATTCCAGAGCGAGTACTGCAACCCGGAAAGCGGCCACGAGAAGGGCGGGGTGGAAGGAGAGCTGGGATGGTTCCGGCGCAACTGCCTGGTGCCGGTTCCGGAGGCAGCGGATCTGGGCGCGTTGAACGCGTGGATGCTGGGGATGTGCGAGAAGAGCCAGTCGCGTACGATTGCCGGTCACACGGGCACGGTGGCGGATAACCGCGAACGGGAACGCGCGTCCCTGCAGCCGCTGGCGGAGGAAGGGTATCCGATCGAAGAGGCGTTATATCCGCTGGTGGTGGATGGGCGTGGAAGAGTTCGAGTGAAGGCGAACTTCTACTCGGCTCCGGCCCGCCGGGTGCGCGGGTGA
- a CDS encoding DUF1501 domain-containing protein translates to MSTKPHFPDSSRFSRRGLLARAGMGFGAVALQSLLQGGSTGNPLAPRTPHLTPRVKSVIYLFMHGGVSHVDTYDPKPLLRERAGQTVPASFAQGLKTSRIDFRRAIVQPSPFEFKRWGQSGIEVSNLFPHTMRHIDRMTVVRSCYGDAFDHAPALYLRNSGSQFPGRPSLGSWVTYGLGSENQNLPAFIVMTEGALKSGPQAYAAGYLPALYQGTVFRGGEYPVLDLATPSGVSAPAQRATLDFIGEMDRLHLQSRPADSDLEARIAAYELAYRMQSTAPDAVDLAKESDATRKLYGIGEEPTDDFGKKCLLARRLVERGVRFIQLYSGTHLGSDWDGAHDDLTGSHLRMAAKSDKPVAGLLTDLAARGMLDSTLVVWGSEFGRTPLAEGKNGRDHHPYAFSMWMAGGGIRGGQVIGSTDEFGMRAVEDAKTVHDVNATILRLLGLDHEKLTYFYMSREQRLTDVHGENEFTRKLV, encoded by the coding sequence ATGTCGACTAAGCCTCACTTCCCCGATTCATCGAGGTTCTCGCGGCGCGGCCTGCTGGCGCGCGCAGGAATGGGCTTCGGAGCCGTCGCCCTCCAATCGCTGCTCCAGGGCGGCTCCACGGGCAATCCGCTGGCTCCCAGGACACCGCACCTGACCCCGCGCGTGAAGAGCGTGATCTACCTCTTCATGCACGGCGGCGTGAGCCACGTCGACACTTATGATCCGAAGCCACTGCTGCGCGAGCGCGCCGGGCAGACCGTACCGGCGTCCTTCGCCCAAGGCCTCAAGACGAGCCGGATCGATTTCCGCAGGGCCATCGTGCAGCCGAGCCCGTTCGAGTTCAAACGCTGGGGCCAGTCCGGCATCGAAGTTTCAAACCTGTTCCCGCACACCATGCGGCATATCGACAGGATGACCGTGGTGCGCTCCTGCTACGGCGACGCTTTCGATCACGCACCGGCGCTCTACCTGCGCAACTCGGGTTCACAGTTTCCCGGCCGGCCGAGCCTTGGTTCGTGGGTTACCTACGGGCTCGGCTCCGAGAACCAGAATCTGCCAGCGTTTATTGTAATGACGGAGGGCGCGCTCAAGAGCGGTCCGCAGGCCTATGCCGCCGGATACCTGCCGGCCCTCTATCAAGGCACTGTCTTTCGCGGCGGGGAATACCCGGTGCTCGACTTGGCCACCCCGTCCGGCGTCTCCGCTCCGGCGCAGCGCGCCACGCTCGATTTCATCGGCGAAATGGACCGGCTTCATCTGCAGTCGCGGCCGGCCGATTCGGACCTTGAAGCCCGCATCGCCGCCTACGAACTGGCCTACCGGATGCAATCCACGGCGCCGGACGCCGTCGACCTCGCCAAGGAGTCCGACGCCACGCGCAAGCTTTACGGCATCGGCGAAGAGCCTACCGACGATTTCGGCAAGAAGTGCCTCCTCGCGCGCCGGCTGGTCGAGCGCGGCGTCAGGTTCATTCAGCTTTATTCGGGCACACACTTGGGTTCGGACTGGGACGGCGCGCACGATGATCTGACCGGATCGCACCTGCGGATGGCCGCCAAGTCCGACAAGCCCGTGGCCGGACTACTGACCGACCTTGCCGCCCGGGGCATGCTCGATTCGACGCTTGTGGTGTGGGGGAGCGAGTTCGGACGGACGCCGCTCGCAGAAGGGAAGAACGGCCGCGACCATCATCCCTACGCGTTCAGCATGTGGATGGCGGGCGGCGGCATCCGCGGCGGCCAGGTGATCGGCTCCACCGACGAATTCGGCATGCGGGCGGTGGAAGACGCGAAGACCGTGCACGACGTCAACGCCACGATCCTACGTTTGCTAGGCCTCGATCATGAGAAGCTCACCTATTTCTACATGAGCCGCGAACAACGGCTCACCGACGTCCACGGCGAGAACGAGTTCACGCGGAAGTTGGTGTAA
- the istB gene encoding IS21-like element helper ATPase IstB produces the protein MKNQTESLEQASIRQYCKAVRVPAIAANFVTMAEEAVRDNHSHVRYLEALLALECEERDRHAIRNRLRDAQLPRMKTLEEFDFAQAPHLPAAKIRELAEGGYIDRSEPVVLIGECGTGKSHLATGLCVAACRQKRRARFTTAAALVNELVEAKQNGQVRKAMAKWQRFDMIVIDEIGYVPLADVGAEFLFQVISERAERAAIVVTTNLPFSEWTTVFPNPRLCKALLDRVTDRAHIIETGPDSFRFKRTLARRAKR, from the coding sequence GTGAAGAACCAGACCGAGTCCTTGGAACAGGCGAGCATCCGGCAGTACTGCAAGGCGGTGCGTGTGCCGGCGATCGCGGCGAACTTCGTGACGATGGCCGAGGAAGCGGTGCGGGATAACCATAGTCATGTGCGGTATCTGGAGGCGTTGCTGGCGTTGGAATGCGAGGAGCGGGATCGGCACGCGATCCGGAACCGGCTGCGGGATGCGCAACTGCCGCGCATGAAGACGCTGGAGGAGTTCGATTTTGCGCAGGCGCCGCACTTGCCGGCGGCGAAGATCCGGGAGTTGGCCGAGGGCGGCTATATTGATCGCAGTGAGCCGGTGGTGTTGATCGGCGAGTGCGGGACGGGGAAGAGTCATCTGGCGACGGGGCTTTGCGTGGCGGCGTGCCGGCAGAAGCGGCGGGCGCGGTTCACGACGGCGGCGGCGCTGGTGAACGAGCTGGTGGAGGCCAAGCAGAACGGCCAAGTGCGGAAGGCGATGGCGAAGTGGCAGCGGTTCGACATGATCGTGATCGACGAGATCGGGTATGTTCCGTTGGCCGATGTGGGGGCCGAGTTCTTGTTTCAGGTGATCTCGGAGCGGGCTGAACGGGCGGCGATCGTGGTGACGACGAATCTACCGTTTTCCGAGTGGACGACCGTGTTTCCGAACCCGCGGTTGTGCAAGGCGCTGCTCGATCGGGTGACCGATCGGGCGCATATTATCGAGACCGGGCCGGACTCGTTCCGGTTCAAGCGGACGCTCGCGAGGCGGGCGAAGCGGTAG